GAACACCAGCAATTTTGCTCTGGATCATATCGCTGAAATAcatccttgtattcagaataatCATAACCCATTGAATCATCTGACTCTGAAATATCTTGATAATCACTGTCATACCTGTCAGAATCACTTGAATCTGACCTTTCCGCACACACACTTCATACCCACCGCCGCATACAGCGTGCCATCAAGCGACAATCAGGTTGGGAAGAAGTTTTAATGGAGGAATAGAATGGATTGGTCTCCACTGCCTTGTCTTTATGTTGAAATAGTCGAAGGAAGTGGTATCAGTGCCTCTACCCCTTGGTACACATATTCTAATTGGAGCCTGTTaaagaacaaacaaaacaaaaatcacatggTATTAGAAATAGGGGTGTGCATTAAACATGTGACACATATGATAATGCCCAGGTCATGCATAACATTTTACTGGGCAAAATTAAGTCAGCTCCACCTACGGGGCAAGTCAGCTTCAACTACTGTGCAAGCCAGCTCCATGCATATACTGGGCAAAGACAGCTGCATCTACTGTGGCAAGCCAGCTCCATCTACTGGTAAACCAGCTCCATCTACTGGGCAAAGACAACTCTATCTGCTGGGCAAAGACAGCTCCATCTACTGGGCAAGGACAGCTCCACCTACAGGGCAGGACAGCCCCATCTCACATGACAGGGCAGGCCGGCTCCATCTACAGGGCAAGCCAGCTTGATTTACTGGGCAAGCCAGCTCCATCTATAGGGCAAGCCAGCTTGATCTACTGGGCAAGCCAGCTCCATTTACTGGGTAAGCCAACTCCATCTACTGGGCAAAGACAGCTCCATCTACTGGGCAAGCCAGCTCCATCTACTGGGCAAGCCAGCTCCATCTATTGGTAAACCAGCTCCATCTACTGTGCTAGACAGCTCCATCTACTGGGCAAGCCAGCTCCATCTACTGGGCAAAGACAGCTCCATCTACTGGGCAACCCAGCTCCATCTACTGGGCAAGCCAGCTCCATCTACTGGGCAAGCCAGCTACATCTATTGGTAAACCAGCTCCATCTACTGGGCAAGCCAGCTCCATCTACTGGGCAAGCCAGCTCCATCTGCTGGGCAAAGACAGCTCCATCTGCTGGGCAAGCCAGCACCATCTACTGGGCAAAGCTGGACAAGTCAGCTCCATCTACTGGGCAAAGACCGCTCCCATCTACTGGGCAAGCTAGCTACATCTACTAGGCAAGCCAGCACCATCTACTGGGCAAAGACAACCCCATCTACTGGTTAAGCCAGCTCCATCTAATGATCAAGCAAGCTCCATTTACTGGGTAAGCCAGCTCCATCTACTGGGCAAAGACAGCTCCATCTACTGGGCAAGCCAGCTCCATCTACAAGGCAAGCCAGCTCCATCTACTGGGCAAAGACAACTCCATCTACTgggcaccttggtctggggcggacattttaaaaatgaatttagaagagcagcaacgacatcacttacattacattccagatgttaaatctacatcatatgcaaaatttgaggaaattcgcacgagtccgttttattttagggccatttgtctataactggtctttacatgtagccctatggagagagtgcccgttgagggcgctataacccattttaggaacaaaaatgcgattgaaaaaaaaatggatttgtgcgaattttctaaaattttcagagtatgaagtatgaacatgtagaaatataatcaagtagttgccctacctgctcttctccgaaaaaataaaaagtcctatacctcaatgattatgaaacctaggtgtgggaatgagggacattgagaccaaaaccttgtacatgtacacaaaccaggtaccaacaaattcaaagacttaagGTGTGCAATACTgtcagaattcagagaaggttttgcaggtctgaattcatcaaaatagactaaagagaagttttcatcattttctgctgttcttacatttaaatttgccatcactgaaattttcagaaaacaggactgtccctcattttcactttggtaaaccccaaatgagggacagtccttcAAAATGAGGGAGAGTTGGCAGGTCTGCATCTACTTGTCAAGCCAGCTCCATTTACTGGGTAAGCCAGCTCCATCTACCGGGCAAGACAGCTCCATCTACTGGACTAGTCAGCTCCATTTACTGGGCAAACCAGCTCCATCTACTGGGCAAGTCAGCTCCATCTACTGGGCAAAGACCGCTCCATCTACTGGACAATTCAGCTCCATCTACTGCAGTGGCATAGTGTCATAGGGGCAGGGGTGAGGTGACACATGACCCCCTaatcaattgcaaaatttagaaaatcccttaggaaaattgccaaaaaccagcttgtgcccccccaatcagacccggttacccccaatcatggtcggtgccccccccccaatatgatgacccacgctatgccactgaccTACTGGGCAAGTCAGTTCCATCTACTGGGCAAGCCAGCTCCaagggggcaagacttttcacagaagtcccccctggctatgccactggcccaatgcattttacagctaCATGTAACAGTATCAAATTCAGCAGATGCAACTCACCGTGATGAAGCTCCTTGTAGCAAACTGCCGTGGAAACTTTTGAGACAGCTTGAAAGCAGAACACTTTGAACTTTGCCTCTTGCATACTTCTTGAAAAAGTTGTCTGCATTCTGGTATTTCAAGTAGCTCGGCATCCAGTAACTCGGTAAGATTTTGCTTTGGAACAAGTCCAAGGCGAACCTTTTTGAGAAGGCTGGCAGCAAAACTATGCCTGTTCTCCCAGTCATGTTTCAGCCATTGGACAACCATTTCCAGAacctgcatttaaaaaaaaaaagcataccaCAAGGtacatataataattatatagagaCCAGACAACAATTCAGTGTTTTAAGCTTATGTTTGTACAGGATGTCCCAAAATTATCTTTACCTGCTTTACcatcatttcaaaatttgatatctttctaacaaaatattctaaagtacacatatatatatacaaacaatATTAGTTACCGGTAACATATAACTCCATTTCCCTTTAAACAATCACATACATGTAAAGTATGTAAAGTCTTTGATAAGCTTCCACAAAACACCTTATTGGGACAGTGTGCGCACGTAGTGCACaagaattttgtattttacactattttcacccATGATATGGCTGAAAAGGGCCTTACTGTGACAATATGCGCGGGTAATGCGAGAAATTTTTGTATTCTATAAAATATTTTggccatgatcgggatgaattttgtTGGAAATTGGGCTCCTTGTCCCTTTTTCTTCTGCCTTCCCAATTGTCtcttattttttttgttgaaggggcacttttctttttcatttttgtcagggggcactcccCCCACTAGTTACATTACTGGTGATGTCAATACTTGGGTTGTGACCCAAGCGTGCCGACACGATTCCATTTTGCACTGACCTCCTTCTCCTCATCTTTACTTGAAAGGTCAGCTCGTCTCAAGAATTTCTTCAAGAACTCCACACTAGCACTCTGTAGGAACATATCCGATGACTTCAGCTTCTGGAAATAAGTACACATGTGCTCCTCTGACTTGTGTGCAAGAATTTTCAGATGATAATGAGAACAAGCCATTTCATATATCTGGAAAACATCTCCTATTGGTATCTGCTCATCTGTATCTGTACTTGAAGCGTACTTCTTCTGAATGTAATCGGAGCAATATAGACTGATATCTTTGAACTGCATGTAGCATGCCATCACCAGCAGGTTGCATGCAGTCTTCCTTGTTATCTTCATTTTTCCTGTGTACACATATTCCAGCAGTTCTTCAAAGATATCTGCCTTGCCATCTATGTTGACTTCACTTTCGGTAGCCTCTCTGAAGCCTGCTGTAAACATGGCTCGGAAATATTCACATCCAGCAGCAAGAACATTCTTGTGAGCATGGAACGCTTTGCTGCCAACATTAATAATAATGTCACACAGCTGTTTCTGCTTACGAAAGTCATTTAAGGAACCAGCTAATTTGCTGGTATATTCTGAGGGGGATGGACGTGATGACATTGTAACCAATTTTATCCTTGTGCAAATCTCCTCTGTAAGTAtagagaaaatatttaaaaaataattaacattttaacactataacaggcatgagaatacatttgaaatgaaaaaaaaaaaagttctgaatgaaaaattattaaatcaaccaatcagaaccccacttctgtgtttatgccACCATGAGCAAGAGTGCAGTTTTTCTCTGGAAGCTAACACAAGGCAGGATTTAcgttttgggggccctgggccagggagacgagcatattttgttcttttttattaGGACATTTGCGTGTGAAGCACGCACAAAAAAAGACTATTTCAGCccaaaatgagctaaattttgctaTATAGAGCCAGTACACACAAAATTTTtaccctattttgacccaaaatatgtttttcggctaaaaagaAAGATGCACATGGCAacttttggggccccaaaattttGGGGCCCTGGTCCCATCtagccctatggtaaatccggccctgaagtTACAATCCTGGGAAAAAATAGCTGGCACACTTGTATTAAATTGAAATGTGTATGTGTGCCTATCAAAATTGGAAAggtgagtgaaacatgcatgcgatATATGTGAAGCACAGACACCCCGTCTTATAATGTTGGAGGGTCatatggacctgttgacaacatagCTTGGTCCAACaatgaattgggggagcgggggcagagatatattgtaattttaaaaaagtttaaattttcgCGAGACTTTTATTTTGATCACAAATTTTGCGAGTAAAGACAAAAACACGCAAAATGAAAACTTGCAAAAATAACCTTTTGTAATAGAGTTGCATTATAATTAGTGCCACGAAATTAAATTCTTGTGCAATGTTCAAAATCCCTCAAATCGTGAAAATTTCTTCTCGCGAAAAACATACagtaccaaaagacaggcaaaaaGTGTGCCAAgctttttttccttgattgtagcccGGGATTGTAAATATACAGATAGTAGAACAAATAGTATTCAGACTGCTCTTCCTAATATTGCGTAAAAATAACTACCTGGGCTACTACTACAGCGACACATCCTCCCTCAGATACCCACCTCGTCCCACTAATGCGAGGGGGGTGGGGTAATTGGGGTGATTAGACAACAATTTTTCTTCAACAATTTTTGTTATTAGTTCTATAAATTACTTAGTGGCTGTAATAAGTATGAGCCCGGGGAGGGGACCTGGTTTGGCAGaacggggggagggggagggggttgaagtaatttttggcacacatttacgtgGCACCTTTTGTTTGAATAACATGCTCTGAAAAGGCTTAAAGAAAACACCTGAACGTTGAAATATATGCAAAATTCCCTGCTCGCATAGCATAGGCCCTATGTATAGTCTCTAGAAGTTTGtaaattttttattataattcAAAGACCAAATATTTGGCATGAACCCCCTTCATTTTTGCTTTAGCTCGCTCAGGCCCCTGGCCTTGAGAGGCCTGCATTTCACCCACCCTGCTGTCCAcccacttgctacgcccctggttatTTGTGCACTAAAGCTTGCGTTTATAAGGAAAACCCTGGTCGGTGTCTCACAATTTGGCCCCTTAAAAATGACACTACGCCGGAGCCTGCAGCGCCAGCGGAATGGACATGCAGTGCACAGCTAATTGATAATTAAATTACAGTaccttaggcccttcgcacttgattattagtttcctgtttaccgcccgcgtccaaaattgaaaatctcataataattaattattttatttttatttctaattttctcctttaaaataaatttcaacaaattcttcttgccattttctgactttaataatatcaacaataatgatgaatgaacaaagagtacaactccacctacacttatttataaaatcaaatattgttgtgaaataattaaaccTCGTCCCTTTTTCCAAATCTTTAacagttataattgaagaccgaattaaaaagactagtttgcgtatgacgtcctgtcaaccagaccaaaagtgccatactgcgcaggtcagcaaccaatcacggcgcgcctttgtcatgaagtcagacgcaaactagtctttttaattcggtctttaattataacttagactgcggaactcagtcctcaatgatagtcagtcatttatcttttggtcgttatatgactatcatttgagggactgagttgttataatatatcttccgaggtgcaatttcagacaatagctggggattagtggggcagaggttatctattgaatcctttcatgaccactgaagcatagtcaagtctgccaaggacactcggtacaaattgaaagaccatcacaaaagaatgcatgcatgtcaggtcatcgacaccaatttggtgtttgttatgacacaaatttggtgtctgttatgcacctcgaaatatgtaccttaaagtctgtatctaattataactaataatcaagtgcgaagggcctaattaAGCTTTTATTCTTAATTGTATTTGTAAACATCAGTACTACACTAAAATAAGGTATAAATTTCCCACTGATTTCTGgtttagactcgcttgccagtctatACGCCGTGCCTATGTATAGGTAAATGCAATATACAGTAAGCTTACCAATCCGATTGTACCCAACTCTCGCGGGGTTTCTTTGGTAATGGCAGCCCGTCACCACATCAGCCCTCTGTGTCTTGATTCGCAGGCGGTGCCAGATGCATAAATGTAGATCAGTAGGGCCGAAATGATTTAtttaaagctatattataacatttgctgaggagaaccccctcaatttttttttaaattctggtttttacacaattgtaatgtactttagtcaatatagatactctgcaaaaatcaagatttcaaaaaaaattctacGGGGATACGACATTTtgcctgggggggggggcactcactaggCCTAAACCATTTGTCAACCCCTCCCCCAATCACCCCTTTTttcttttactgaactccctctcacctaatgacccccctgttttgtttttctatcaccaaaagacccccttttttcaaaatatttgtgacccggcagcacaaaatgagccgtaaattccctaaattgtattctgagttacggtgtaaaatgtgtacgaaggtcatattcatcggtaacttaagctggcccgacatccgtctcatttcgatagtcaaaaactaatcaataatcctattgttgaagtggataataagcttctaccttagatggctatagaacttttaatagctctggtctttgtttgcttatattgctaaatcctgttcaagtggtgggttaccaggcattgtattttgtacaggtatgcataaccaacaattaacaatgagagaactttcttaaacctcgttgacttggggatgatttgaaatgaccgccaattatgactgtttgatatttattgccaacaatgtggaaaaagagacccatgtaaaaacgtaaaagctataattttgttgaaggagcaaagtttaacaaaccataaccccgcttctggatatcgtttgaagtcaaatgatataccatttttaagtttatgatgtttatttttaaacacgaaataaaaaaaaaattgaccggggaggaatttacggctcattcgccgtgggacGGTCACATTTGGGAAAATTGctaataatctctcactgaatgaccccctttttggtcAGAATTTCCTCAGTCTCATGGgaagaccccatttttttttactttctcaTCCTGAATGACCTCCcttttcggtgtctaggctctcaccgaaagacccctagttgtccgcacatccctgtcacttccaaGGTAGAGCCCCCCCATTTATGCAGACTTTCGGCTGTTGTCTACTTTTGCCGTCAGTAGGCCTagcaaaatttgcccaaattgggtaCTTTAATAGCCAAAATGGGCCCAATTCGCACGCCTAACTGCAATcctaagaagaaaaaataaagctgaAATAATCGCCCTGGGCTGTGCAGTCATCCTTTTTGGAACGGGTAAAACgggtaaaattgccaaaaaatacaacaatttattcaccttcatttggggccAGGGTCTACAATTTACGCTGAAATATCACTGCAAAACAAGCACAAAATATGCTCGCTCCCTTAAATTTtaagggcctgtgcaataattatagtgAATTCTCAGgctgctaaaaatcgcttgcccacccccttttgatgtgccaaaaatcttatGCCCCCTCTTTTAAcatgccaaccccccccccctctttttcatTTGAACCCAAATTTAATACCTTGAATTGTCTAatcatataatgcgagtgcagcgagcaggaaaattagcatatttgaacatgttcctaacgttTCTGGTGCgccgactgcgcagtgaagcaaaatcatcttcaagcggcaaagcggcaggaaagtatgaaaccagaatGCGTCCTCTGCCTTTGTCAAGAATGCTTCATGTTGCAGTATCCTCAAATGACTTACTGGCCTTCCATAATCTTCGCCATGCGTAAGGGGTGGGGGGTAAACATTTTGggccacggctgtttgatgtatatagaattggcttcattattaactaaatgcaaactatagatggcgctatttttcctaaatcatatttctttatttgcatggGTTacgtgattaataccgccattaaaacagctggaataggtaaaccaagcaacaaggaaattttataaacatattttatcaaacaataaaaggaatgatttgtattaaaagcttgaaagggtaatttccagtaactaaatagcgccaccaattttgtctttaatagatacatttttatccgaaaaagctttaaaaatatgataaaagtgaataattttgtaaaatagggtAAATtgaagttgagaacgactcaaaagcatctgtatacattagcacaatatcacttttagctgtttaagcctaaaatttggtatacatgatgttttgtttgaaaaactaataaatggtcccatcaaacaaccgtggggcatgtgtgcataagaaaatggcaatttgtttgagcaataaaaacaaagtgaaaaattatattttcctcattttattcataaacttttaataaaatttcaaTGGAATTGTTCAACCCGTTGTTCAATTTGTTCTacattttatgggctttatttagATACCCAATgctttctttcaatggtccctttaaggtgCTTGTGTTTAAAACACAACTATCATGTTTTGACATTGTCTTACAATGTAGAAGAGACCAATAAAGAATATAAAGAATAATTGTGATTTGCATAttgacttaaaagggcatttcgtgatccacagcctcatccccccacttttttcaaaaaaagttgagatttttataccactggaaacctctggctacataatgtttatgtaccaaaaagttcttgcagattcattcgtttagcaaaaatatcgccaaatttgaatttcgttctggtatatcagaacgaaattacaacacattgtctatggagcagtgtaatacacataattatgcataactcgcaaatgcaaaatcggaatcaactgaaatttttgggatAAGCTTTATTCGTGGATATCttttgaaaaatgtcacaaaaagaggatgctaggatcacgaaatactcctttaatttgttTACGGTACTTGAAACAGCCAAAATATGTGTCTAAAGTAGGTTAACATAATTATAGACCAAATAAGACCATCGGTTTCAAATCGTTAAAAACAATaagtaaacaaaatgaaacacaaaaatatttctccTATTAAAttagggtggtcacatgaaaatttcaaacctaCTACTGGAGTTGCTTTTGCTATcaggattgttccttctgcaaaacgattttcaaaactttttgaaTCATCTGAATCAGACAAGCCGTTTCAAAGATACGGCCTtctaaagattcacaaaattggcaatttttaccccatttttagggaaatcctgattttgtcataaatttgcatattcacggagTGATAATTGTGGGAACAAAACTaaagaaggcatgagatgtattggttttgtttgtttatttagtattcctttatgtaaatattaaaaaACCAGGGTCATATTTGCTATATTTtcttcttaacattttaaaaatggctgaaatcataaaaataacacttttacaagtaaatatgtgtgattttcaccgTTGAGGGTGCTATTATGggccaattatgaccttcaaaggcctATATTTCCTAAACCGCACAACAAAATTGTTTGCTTTTTACACAGGATTTTGCACTGAGGGTCTAGATTGTGATTTGCATATTGACTTAATGTGTTTGATAGTACTTCAAACAGCTTTGTGCAATATGAAGAAAAAATACATATGGTAGATTTATTAAGATATAAATGAAAGTACTTGTAAATAGTAAATACCATTGTAACCAGTGTACTGTGTTAATTCTTTGCATGCGACTTATTTGGTACATTCATTTAGGGATGCAATCATATTTCACTGTTGCTCATCATGCGTCCGCGTCATCTGCATCACAGCATGGTTTACAAAGTAAACCACATATAGATGCACATAAGAATATCagtacagggactgtcttttggaatttgcaggagagcactaaatagctcttctggagccttc
This DNA window, taken from Amphiura filiformis chromosome 16, Afil_fr2py, whole genome shotgun sequence, encodes the following:
- the LOC140172656 gene encoding kelch-like protein 12, whose amino-acid sequence is MSSRPSPSEYTSKLAGSLNDFRKQKQLCDIIINVGSKAFHAHKNVLAAGCEYFRAMFTAGFREATESEVNIDGKADIFEELLEYVYTGKMKITRKTACNLLVMACYMQFKDISLYCSDYIQKKYASSTDTDEQIPIGDVFQIYEMACSHYHLKILAHKSEEHMCTYFQKLKSSDMFLQSASVEFLKKFLRRADLSSKDEEKEVLEMVVQWLKHDWENRHSFAASLLKKVRLGLVPKQNLTELLDAELLEIPECRQLFQEVCKRQSSKCSAFKLSQKFPRQFATRSFITAPIRICVPRGRGTDTTSFDYFNIKTRQWRPIHSIPPLKLLPNLIVA